A window of Danaus plexippus chromosome 12, MEX_DaPlex, whole genome shotgun sequence contains these coding sequences:
- the LOC116772523 gene encoding arf-GAP with dual PH domain-containing protein 1-like isoform X1 produces MVDHNEKLLQELLKKPGNNVCADCGSVDPDWASYNIGIFICMRCASVHRCMGAHISKVKHLELDRWEDSQVQRMKEVGNTAAKNKYEERVPPCYRRPTKNDPQVLIEQWIRAKYEREEFCHPERQNYLSGSMVGFLMKRGKEDSRYQLRKFVLNESEDTLKYQDASDGCSRASGCLGRIFEHLRLKNLGRLRYHVKEHREPKGVLKLSELNVSFAPDKIGHRNSMQLTFMKDGSTRHIYVYHEDPEVINCWYTAIRCAKLHILQVAFPSTPQSDLLLRLPKDFAREGWLWKTGPRPSDVHRRRWFTLDNRKLMYHDEPLDAYPKGEIFIGHESNGYHIKVSNTGNGCKEARFPFHLVTPERTFSLAATTHEDRAGWLAVIQATLKRPLTPQDLNVEATLVRKRTTSNSISIFSGR; encoded by the exons ATGGTAGATCATAACGAAAAATTGTTACAGGAGTTGTTAAAGAAACCAGGGAATAATGTTTGTGCCGACTGTGGAAGCGTGG ATCCCGACTGGGCGTCATACAACATCGGCATATTCATATGCATGCGATGCGCCAGTGTTCATCGCTGCATGGGGGCGCACATCAGTAAAGTCAAACACCTGGAACTCGACCGCTGGGAGGACTCCCAGGTCCAGAGGATGAAGGAAGTGGGAAATACAGCTGCTAAGAATAAATACGAGGAGAGAGTACCACCCTGTTACAGACGTCCCACGAAGAATGATCCGCA GGTCTTAATTGAGCAGTGGATAAGAGCGAAGTACGAGAGAGAGGAATTCTGTCACCCAGAGCGTCAGAATTACCTTTCTGGTTCAATGGTCGGTTTTCTGATGAAGAGAGGCAAAGAAGACAGCCGCTATCAGCTCAGAAAGTTTGTTCTCAATGAAAGCGAGGACACACTGAA GTACCAAGACGCTTCCGACGGCTGTAGCCGTGCATCGGGTTGTCTCGGTCGGATTTTCGAACATCTCCGACTCAAAAACTTGGGTCGTTTGAG atATCACGTTAAGGAACATAGAGAGCCGAAGGGTGTTTTGAAGCTGTCTGAGCTGAACGTGTCTTTCGCTCCGGATAAGATCGGCCATAGGAACTCCATGCAGCTAACCTTCATGAAGGACGGCTCAACGAGACACATATACGTTTACCATGAGGATCCGGAAGTCATTAACTGCTG GTATACGGCTATACGATGCGCTAAACTGCACATATTGCAAGTAGCGTTCCCATCAACACCACAATCGGATCTATTGCTCCGTCTGCCAAAAGACTTCGCTCGTGAGGGCTGGCTTTGGAAGACAGGTCCCCGGCCGTCAGATGTCCACAGGCGAAGGTGGTTCACACTGGACAATAGGAAGCTCATGTACCACGATGAACCGTTGGACGCGTATCCCAAGGGCGAGATATTTATCG GCCACGAATCAAACGGCTATCATATCAAAGTATCGAACACGGGTAACGGTTGTAAGGAGGCGCGGTTTCCGTTCCACCTGGTGACTCCCGAGCGAACCTTCTCACTAGCCGCCACCACACACGAGGACCGGGCGGGCTGGCTCGCTGTCATACAAGCGACGCTGAAGAGACCGCTCACTCCCCAGGACCTGAACG
- the LOC116772558 gene encoding WW domain-binding protein 11, protein MGRRSINTTKSGKYMNPTDQARKEARKKELKKNKRQRQMVRAAVLKMKDPTQILEELQKIDEMEYNVLQPSPLNEKVLKEKRKKLKETFDRVLKMYDKDDPEKWVELKKQEMEYETRRAHLISYYESVKHAQSVQVDDIPLPTLQVPDNLIYGNVPSQIPLPIDSIHPNLPVRPILKKDSVYRERPSGVEPPGVPPGPPPDLESLLGLESNKKDKHKEKKSIRFSDLPDEPPGEHRCQKVSNHEDTEDTGDSEKQSQAPKPTSLQQRMLMLSGQNIDDFMKEMEEVHRKRERDRAADLSARLTALKRSGGNRDSDSDSDNETHGHHHHHDFTPEPPGAELRQIPPLIPPGLRPPMLRPPGVPPGAPPGPPPGSHPAPHSGGLMLPPGPPPGLPRAALRPPGPPPGAPPRLRPPHAPLTTHGPLAPHVSVLSAAPQLITKKDAVQGATISAKPQIRNLSADVTRFVPSALRVKRDDKKCKPDIRSTLHRPPETRQPSKDDAYMQFMKEMEGLL, encoded by the exons ATGGGGCGACGTTCAATAAATACCACCAAGAGTGGTAAATATATGAACCCTACTGACCAAGCAC gAAAAGAAGCTAGAAAAAAGGAATTAAAGAAGAATAAAAGACAAAGACAAATGGTCCGGGCTGCAGTGCTTAAAATGAAAGATCCAACTCAAATACTTGAAGAACTGCAGAAAATTGATGAAatgg AGTACAATGTCCTTCAGCCGTCACCTCTTAATGAGAAAGTACTTAaagagaaaagaaaaaagCTAAAGGAAACCTTTGACAGGGTTCTGAAGATGTAT GATAAAGATGATCCAGAAAAATGGGTGGAGCTAAAGAAACAGGAGATGGAATATGAAACGCGCAGGGCTCATTTAATATCATACTATGAATCTGTGAAACATGCACAATCTGTGCAAGTCGATGACATCCCTTTACCCACACTGCAG GTTCCTGACAATCTTATTTATGGGAATGTGCCCTCACAGATACCACTGCCCATAGATTCAATACATCCAAATTTACCTGTTCGACCTATACTGAAAAAGGACTCTGTATATAGA GAGAGGCCGTCAGGTGTTGAGCCTCCTGGAGTTCCTCCCGGCCCGCCACCGGATTTGGAGTCGTTACTCGGCCTTGAAAGCAACAAGAAGGACAAACACAAGGAAAAGAAGAGCATCCGATTCTCAGATCTACCAGACGAACCTCCGGGAGAACAT AGATGTCAGAAAGTATCGAATCATGAGGACACTGAAGATACAGGGGATTCAGAGAAGCAGTCTCAAGCTCCGAAACCGACTTCTCTACAGCAAAGAATGTTGATGCTGTCCGGACAGAACATAGACGACTTCATGAAAGAGATGGAAGAAGTGCATCGcaagagagagagagacagAGCTGCGGATTTGAGTGCCAG actgACTGCCCTGAAACGTTCCGGTGGAAACCGTGACAGTGACTCTGACAGCGACAACGAGACCCACGGTCATCACCACCACCACGACTTCACGCCTGAACCACCGGGGGCTGAACTACGACAGATACCGCCGCTCATACCCCCAG ggCTCCGCCCTCCGATGCTTCGTCCGCCTGGAGTTCCCCCTGGGGCGCCGCCCGGCCCCCCTCCCGGATCACACCCTGCACCACATTCTG GAGGTCTGATGCTGCCCCCGGGTCCCCCGCCGGGTTTGCCTCGCGCCGCCCTCCGTCCGCCGGGCCCGCCGCCGGGTGCTCCGCCCCGATTGAGGCCACCTCACGCTCCCCTTACAACCCACGGCCCCCTCGCGCCGCATGTTTCAGTGCTCTCCGCCGCGCCACAGCTCATCACCAAGAAAGATGCCGTTCAAG GTGCGACGATCAGTGCGAAGCCTCAGATAAGGAATTTATCGGCGGACGTGACCCGCTTCGTTCCGTCGGCTTTGCGCGTTAAGAGAGACGATAAGAAATGTAAGCCGGACATCAGGTCGACCTTACACCGCCCGCCGGAGACGAGGCAGCCGAGCAAGGACGACGCCTACATGCAGTTCATGAAGGAAATGGAGGGATTGTTATAG
- the LOC116772523 gene encoding arf-GAP with dual PH domain-containing protein 1-like isoform X2: MVDHNEKLLQELLKKPGNNVCADCGSVDPDWASYNIGIFICMRCASVHRCMGAHISKVKHLELDRWEDSQVQRMKEVGNTAAKNKYEERVPPCYRRPTKNDPQVLIEQWIRAKYEREEFCHPERQNYLSGSMVGFLMKRGKEDSRYQLRKFVLNESEDTLKYHVKEHREPKGVLKLSELNVSFAPDKIGHRNSMQLTFMKDGSTRHIYVYHEDPEVINCWYTAIRCAKLHILQVAFPSTPQSDLLLRLPKDFAREGWLWKTGPRPSDVHRRRWFTLDNRKLMYHDEPLDAYPKGEIFIGHESNGYHIKVSNTGNGCKEARFPFHLVTPERTFSLAATTHEDRAGWLAVIQATLKRPLTPQDLNVEATLVRKRTTSNSISIFSGR, translated from the exons ATGGTAGATCATAACGAAAAATTGTTACAGGAGTTGTTAAAGAAACCAGGGAATAATGTTTGTGCCGACTGTGGAAGCGTGG ATCCCGACTGGGCGTCATACAACATCGGCATATTCATATGCATGCGATGCGCCAGTGTTCATCGCTGCATGGGGGCGCACATCAGTAAAGTCAAACACCTGGAACTCGACCGCTGGGAGGACTCCCAGGTCCAGAGGATGAAGGAAGTGGGAAATACAGCTGCTAAGAATAAATACGAGGAGAGAGTACCACCCTGTTACAGACGTCCCACGAAGAATGATCCGCA GGTCTTAATTGAGCAGTGGATAAGAGCGAAGTACGAGAGAGAGGAATTCTGTCACCCAGAGCGTCAGAATTACCTTTCTGGTTCAATGGTCGGTTTTCTGATGAAGAGAGGCAAAGAAGACAGCCGCTATCAGCTCAGAAAGTTTGTTCTCAATGAAAGCGAGGACACACTGAA atATCACGTTAAGGAACATAGAGAGCCGAAGGGTGTTTTGAAGCTGTCTGAGCTGAACGTGTCTTTCGCTCCGGATAAGATCGGCCATAGGAACTCCATGCAGCTAACCTTCATGAAGGACGGCTCAACGAGACACATATACGTTTACCATGAGGATCCGGAAGTCATTAACTGCTG GTATACGGCTATACGATGCGCTAAACTGCACATATTGCAAGTAGCGTTCCCATCAACACCACAATCGGATCTATTGCTCCGTCTGCCAAAAGACTTCGCTCGTGAGGGCTGGCTTTGGAAGACAGGTCCCCGGCCGTCAGATGTCCACAGGCGAAGGTGGTTCACACTGGACAATAGGAAGCTCATGTACCACGATGAACCGTTGGACGCGTATCCCAAGGGCGAGATATTTATCG GCCACGAATCAAACGGCTATCATATCAAAGTATCGAACACGGGTAACGGTTGTAAGGAGGCGCGGTTTCCGTTCCACCTGGTGACTCCCGAGCGAACCTTCTCACTAGCCGCCACCACACACGAGGACCGGGCGGGCTGGCTCGCTGTCATACAAGCGACGCTGAAGAGACCGCTCACTCCCCAGGACCTGAACG